The genomic stretch GATCCCGATGCCGAGCACCGAGGTCAGGACGCCGGCGAAGTAGGCGATCGCCATCGTGATGTGGAAGTTCAGCGCCGCACGAGTGTGCTCGCGGACGAAGTTCCCGCGGTCGCGCAGGACGAAGTAGGCGATGACCGGCACCAGGACGTTGGAGAAGATCCCGCCGACGTGCGTCAGCGTCGCCCAGAGGCGCTGGTCCTCGGGGCTCATCGGCTGCGGGGGTCGGTAGCCGGACGGGTACTGGTCCCCGGGCTGCTTTCCGCCGCTGTACTGCCCACCGGGGTACTGGCCTCCCGGGTACTGCCCACCGCCGGGTCCGTGTCCGTCGCTCATGCCCGCAGCGTACCGAGACGCCCGTGGAGAAGTCCCGTCTCGTCGGCGGTCGGGCGTAGGATCAGCACTCGGCAGGTGAGAGTGCCAGCGGGTACGGATCGACACGAGCGGAGGGAACCGATGGTCAGCGAACGGAGCCTCGAGGTCCTCAAGGCCATCGTGCGCGACTACGTGGCCTCCCGCGAACCCGTCGGCTCGAAGACCATCGTCGAACGCCACGCCTTCGGCGTCAGCGCCGCGACGATCCGCAACGACATGGCGCAGCTCGAGGACGAGCAGCTCATCATCGCCCCGCACACCTCGTCCGGCCGGGTGCCCACCGACAAGGGCTACCGGGTGTTCGTCGACCACCTGGCCGCGGCCCGACCGCTCTCGGGGGCGCAGCGCCAGGCGATCGAGACCTTCCTCGGCGCCTCCAACGACCTCGACGACGTCCTCACCCGCACCGTCCGGCTGCTCAGTCAGCTGACGAACCAGGTCGCACTCGTGCAGTACCCGACGATGGGCCACGCACGGGTCCAGCACGTCGAACTCGTCCGGCTCGCCGACACCCGGTTGATGGTGGTCCTCATCACCGACACCGCCCGGGTCGAGCAGCGGGTCATCGAGACCGACGTCCCCTTCGACGAGTCCGCGCTCTCCGAGCTCCGCACCCTGGTCAACGGCGCGACCGTGGGCCTGCTGCTGCAGGACGCCCCGCGGGCCCTCCGCGAGATCCCCGGTCAGCTCCGGCCCGCGGTCCAGCCGCTCGCCGGCGTCGTGGTCGCGAGCCTGGTCGAACAGGTCGCCGCGAACCGGCAGGACCGCCTGCTGATGGCCGGTGCCGCGAACCTGGCGAAGAGCGAGCAGGACTTCTCCGGCGGGCTCTTCCCCGTGCTCGAGGCGATCGAGGAACAGGTCACCCTGCTCCGGTTGTTCGGCGAGATGCAGGTCGACGACATCGCGGTGGCGGCGAGCATCGGGCGTGAGAACGCCGAGTACGGTCTCGACGCCACGAGCATCGTCGCCGGCGGCTACCTGGCCGCCCGCGGTGAGATCGCCCGACTGGGCGTCCTCGGTCCGACCAGGATGGACTACGGCACGAACATGGCCGCGGTCCGTGCGGTCGCCCGCTACCTGTCCCGGCTGCTCGGCGAGAACTGACCGCCGGACACCCCTCCACCCCGTCCACCCACGCACCCCCTGAGGAACACTTGGCAGACCACTACGACGTCCTCGGCGTCCCGCGCGACGCCTCCGACGCCGACATCAAGAAGGCGTACCGGCGGCTCGCTCGCGAACTGCACCCGGACGTGAACCCGAGCCCCGACGCCGCCGAACGCTTCAAGGACGTCACGCACGCGTACGACGTCCTCAGCGACCCGGAACAGCGCCGTCGCTTCGACGCCGGCCCCCAGGACGGCGGGTTCGGCGCCGGTGCCGGCGGGTTCAGCGACATCTTCGACGCCTTCTTCGGCGGCGGGGGTGGCGGTGGCGGCCGGGGGACCGGTCCGCGCAGCCGTGCCGAGCGCGGTGGCGACGCCCTGCTCCGGCTCGAGGTCGACCTCGACGAGGTCGTCTTCGGCACGCACAAGGACCTCGAGGTCGACACCGCGGTGCTCTGCGACACGTGCGGCGGCTCCTGCTGCGCACCCGGCACGAGCCCGCAGACGTGTGACATCTGCGGTGGCTCCGGCCACATCCAGCGCCAGGTCCGCTCGCTGCTCGGCAACGTCGTGACGAGCGCCCCGTGCGGCACCTGCCGCGGTTACGGCACCGTCATCCCGAACCCGTGCCCGACCTGCCAGGGCCAGGGCCGCGTCCGTGCCCGTCGCACCGTGCCGGTCGACGTGCCCGCCGGCGTCGATTCGGGCCTCCGCCTGCAGATGCCCGGTCAGGGCGAGGTCGGCCCCGCCGGCGGTCCGGCCGGCGACCTGTACCTCGAGGTCCGGGTGCGCCACCACGACGTCTTCAGCCGTGACGGCGACGACCTGCTCGCCACGCTCGAGGTCCCGATGACCGACGCGATCCTCGGCGCCACGACGACGATCGACGGGCTCGACGGCCCGGTCGAGCTCGAACTCCGGCCCGGTGTGCAGAGCGCCGACGTCCTGGTCATCAAGGACCGCGGCGTCACGAAGCTCCGCGGCTCCGGTCGCGGTGACCTCAAGGTCGGCATCCAGGTCGTCACGCCCAGCAAGCTCTCGCACAAGGAGCGGCAGCTGGTCGAACAGCTCGCGAAGTCCCACAAGGCCGGTGCCCCGCAGCTGTCCCGCTTCCAGCAGGGCATGTTCGGCAAGCTCCGCGACCGGTTCTTCAACTTCTGATGGCTTCGCTCTACCTCGTCGACACCCTCGACGACGTGACGGTGGGCGGCCAGGTGTCGCTCGACGGCGCCGAGGGTCGCCACGCCGTCAAGGTGTCGCGGGTCCGCGTCGGTGAGCAGCTCCGGCTCTCGGACGGCCGCGGCACGGTCGTCGCCGGCACGGTCGCGTCGGTCGGCAAGGACTCGCTCCTGCTGACCGTCGCGTCCGTCGGCGTCGAGCCGGCGCCGCGTCCGTCGCTCACCCTCGTGCAGGCGCTCGCCAAGGGCGGCCGTGACGAGATGGCGGTGCAGGCCGCGACCGAGATCGGTGTCGACCGGGTCGTGCCGTGGTCCGCGGCGCGCAGCGTCTCGCGCTGGGACGGCCCGAAGGTCGAGAAGGGTCGCGCCCGGTGGG from Curtobacterium sp. MCLR17_032 encodes the following:
- a CDS encoding 16S rRNA (uracil(1498)-N(3))-methyltransferase, with the protein product MASLYLVDTLDDVTVGGQVSLDGAEGRHAVKVSRVRVGEQLRLSDGRGTVVAGTVASVGKDSLLLTVASVGVEPAPRPSLTLVQALAKGGRDEMAVQAATEIGVDRVVPWSAARSVSRWDGPKVEKGRARWASIAQEAAKQAVRARVPDVVAPVTTAQLAGGAGAAAADDGQEARRQLVLLEPTASVRLATWEPPTDVDEIALVVGPEGGIEPSELERLEAAGAVRVRLGDSVLRTSTAGPAALAVLQARLGRW
- the dnaJ gene encoding molecular chaperone DnaJ, which translates into the protein MADHYDVLGVPRDASDADIKKAYRRLARELHPDVNPSPDAAERFKDVTHAYDVLSDPEQRRRFDAGPQDGGFGAGAGGFSDIFDAFFGGGGGGGGRGTGPRSRAERGGDALLRLEVDLDEVVFGTHKDLEVDTAVLCDTCGGSCCAPGTSPQTCDICGGSGHIQRQVRSLLGNVVTSAPCGTCRGYGTVIPNPCPTCQGQGRVRARRTVPVDVPAGVDSGLRLQMPGQGEVGPAGGPAGDLYLEVRVRHHDVFSRDGDDLLATLEVPMTDAILGATTTIDGLDGPVELELRPGVQSADVLVIKDRGVTKLRGSGRGDLKVGIQVVTPSKLSHKERQLVEQLAKSHKAGAPQLSRFQQGMFGKLRDRFFNF
- the hrcA gene encoding heat-inducible transcriptional repressor HrcA — its product is MVSERSLEVLKAIVRDYVASREPVGSKTIVERHAFGVSAATIRNDMAQLEDEQLIIAPHTSSGRVPTDKGYRVFVDHLAAARPLSGAQRQAIETFLGASNDLDDVLTRTVRLLSQLTNQVALVQYPTMGHARVQHVELVRLADTRLMVVLITDTARVEQRVIETDVPFDESALSELRTLVNGATVGLLLQDAPRALREIPGQLRPAVQPLAGVVVASLVEQVAANRQDRLLMAGAANLAKSEQDFSGGLFPVLEAIEEQVTLLRLFGEMQVDDIAVAASIGRENAEYGLDATSIVAGGYLAARGEIARLGVLGPTRMDYGTNMAAVRAVARYLSRLLGEN
- a CDS encoding DUF4870 domain-containing protein, translated to MSDGHGPGGGQYPGGQYPGGQYSGGKQPGDQYPSGYRPPQPMSPEDQRLWATLTHVGGIFSNVLVPVIAYFVLRDRGNFVREHTRAALNFHITMAIAYFAGVLTSVLGIGILVIAATGIVSIVFGVLAALAANQGQFYRYPLSIEFIKR